The following are encoded together in the Vicinamibacteria bacterium genome:
- a CDS encoding glycosyltransferase family 4 protein, whose protein sequence is MSETAGAPEPDGKRLRILFLAPQPFFEVRGTPLAVLAMVRALVRLGHRVDLLTFPQGDPVDVPGLNHRRSLRLPVGRVRAGPSLAKMALDVPFLGEAVWRMARGGYDVVHAVEEAAHLAAPFARLFGLPLVADVDSSIPDQLRYSGFAARGPLPWAAEVLERFALRGAAVVVTVCRSLTEGVRAQAPGVPVFQVEDPPLVDASDAPAREAVEALRRELGLSTAPVVLYSGNLEPYQGVDLLVDAAARIPEARFVFMGGEAAQIEALRARAVTAGVRGSCVFAGPRPPSTLPLFLALTDVLASPRRQGANTPFKIFTYLASGRPLVATRIPTHTQLLDDSLAFLVEPSADGLAAGIRQALDHPAEAAARARRGQELIDREYSPARYQEKVRAAYAEVARRLA, encoded by the coding sequence ATGTCCGAGACTGCCGGGGCCCCGGAACCGGATGGAAAGCGGCTCCGCATTCTCTTTCTTGCCCCCCAGCCGTTTTTCGAGGTGCGCGGCACCCCGCTCGCCGTGCTCGCCATGGTGCGCGCCCTCGTCCGCCTCGGGCACCGAGTGGACTTGCTCACATTCCCCCAGGGAGACCCGGTGGACGTGCCCGGCCTCAACCACCGTCGGAGCCTTCGCCTCCCGGTGGGACGGGTGAGGGCCGGCCCATCCCTGGCCAAGATGGCGCTGGACGTACCTTTCCTGGGCGAGGCGGTCTGGCGCATGGCCAGGGGAGGCTACGACGTGGTGCACGCGGTTGAAGAGGCCGCGCACCTGGCCGCTCCCTTCGCGCGCCTCTTTGGGCTCCCCCTGGTGGCGGATGTGGACTCGTCCATACCCGACCAGCTCCGCTACTCGGGCTTCGCCGCCCGCGGCCCGCTGCCGTGGGCAGCCGAGGTCCTCGAGCGCTTCGCCCTTCGGGGGGCGGCGGTCGTGGTCACGGTGTGCCGGAGCCTGACCGAGGGCGTGCGCGCCCAGGCCCCGGGCGTGCCCGTCTTCCAGGTGGAGGACCCTCCCCTCGTGGACGCCTCCGACGCGCCCGCGCGCGAAGCGGTGGAGGCCCTGAGGCGCGAGCTGGGCCTGAGCACGGCCCCGGTCGTCCTCTACTCGGGGAACCTGGAGCCCTATCAGGGCGTCGACCTTCTGGTCGACGCCGCCGCGCGCATCCCGGAAGCTCGGTTCGTCTTCATGGGCGGAGAGGCGGCGCAGATCGAGGCGTTGCGGGCGCGGGCCGTGACGGCGGGCGTCAGGGGGAGCTGCGTGTTCGCGGGCCCGCGCCCGCCCTCCACCCTGCCCCTGTTCCTCGCCTTGACCGATGTCCTCGCCTCTCCCCGCCGCCAGGGCGCCAATACCCCCTTCAAGATCTTCACCTACCTGGCCTCGGGGCGGCCCCTGGTGGCCACGCGCATCCCCACCCACACCCAGCTCCTGGACGATTCGCTGGCCTTCCTGGTGGAGCCGAGCGCGGACGGCTTGGCGGCCGGCATCCGCCAGGCCTTGGACCATCCCGCCGAGGCCGCCGCCCGCGCGCGCCGCGGCCAGGAGCTGATCGACCGGGAGTACAGCCCCGCCCGCTACCAGGAGAAGGTGCGCGCGGCCTACGCGGAGGTTGCGCGCCGCCTCGCTTGA
- the trxB gene encoding thioredoxin-disulfide reductase: protein MSEQQEFKVTILGSGPAGLTAALYASRANLAPLVVEGGGGDDPTDIPGGQLMLTSDVDNYPGFPEGILGPDLMERMRKQAERFGTEFRTGALKAVALHERPFLLTLAEGTVRTETLIIATGATARWLGLPEELEFRTRIGGVSACATCDAFFYKDKHVLVVGGGDTAMEEATFLTKFASKVTIVHRREEFRASRIMLEKARKNPKIGWILNSVVEKILGGHGKGVTGVTLRDVKAGAVSEVACGGIFMAIGHVPNTALFKGQLETDENGYLLTHEGTTATSVPGVFAAGDVQDHRYRQAVTAAGSGCMAAMDAERFLSH from the coding sequence ATGTCCGAGCAACAGGAGTTCAAGGTCACGATCTTGGGGTCTGGCCCCGCCGGCCTGACCGCCGCCCTCTATGCTTCCCGGGCGAATCTAGCACCCCTGGTCGTGGAGGGGGGCGGGGGGGACGACCCCACCGACATCCCCGGGGGCCAGCTCATGCTCACCAGCGACGTGGATAACTACCCCGGCTTTCCGGAAGGCATCCTGGGGCCCGATCTCATGGAGCGGATGCGAAAGCAGGCGGAGCGCTTCGGAACCGAGTTCCGAACGGGGGCCCTCAAGGCGGTGGCGCTGCACGAGCGCCCGTTCCTCCTCACGCTCGCGGAGGGGACCGTTCGCACGGAGACCCTGATCATCGCCACCGGGGCGACCGCGCGCTGGCTGGGCCTGCCCGAAGAGCTCGAGTTCCGGACCCGGATCGGCGGGGTCTCCGCCTGTGCCACCTGCGACGCCTTCTTCTACAAGGACAAGCACGTCCTGGTGGTGGGAGGGGGCGACACCGCGATGGAAGAGGCCACCTTCCTGACTAAGTTCGCGAGCAAGGTCACTATCGTCCACCGGCGCGAGGAGTTCCGGGCTTCCCGCATCATGCTCGAGAAGGCGCGGAAGAACCCTAAGATTGGCTGGATCCTCAACAGCGTGGTGGAGAAGATCCTGGGCGGGCACGGGAAGGGGGTGACGGGGGTCACCCTCCGCGACGTGAAGGCGGGGGCGGTCAGCGAGGTGGCCTGCGGCGGGATCTTCATGGCCATCGGCCACGTGCCCAACACCGCCCTCTTCAAAGGCCAGCTGGAGACGGACGAGAACGGCTACCTCCTGACCCATGAAGGCACCACGGCCACGAGCGTGCCCGGCGTCTTCGCCGCCGGCGACGTCCAGGATCACCGTTACCGGCAGGCGGTCACCGCCGCCGGGAGCGGCTGCATGGCGGCCATGGACGCGGAACGCTTTCTGAGTCACTGA